The following DNA comes from Vigna radiata var. radiata cultivar VC1973A chromosome 4, Vradiata_ver6, whole genome shotgun sequence.
ACATCAAGGCGTGCCTCGGCCGCTCGAGCGCTGGTTGAGTCAGCAGTTCGCGCTTGGAGGTACAAGTATCCAACCTCCAAAGTGGATGACTGTGCTGTGGTTTGCCTCTTTTTGGACCCTGCCTCACACAAAGTATGCAGTGCTTCCATTGCCAAGTCCAAGGAGCAACCTGGTTCGGCTGTCCAAGTCCACAATGGCCACAATGGTGACAGGACCGGTCTGGCAAGGTCAGGAACATGCAGGGAGAGCGATGAAGGTGATGACACCAACAAGAATGAGGAGGAGAAAGAGACTAGGGAAGAGGAAATAGATCCTGAGTCAGAAATAGAATGGTCTGCTCTTGAAGGAGTGTCTCGTGTGAACACATTGCTAAACCTGCCAAGGTTTGAACCTGACAAAGAAGACAAGGGgatgagaaaacaaaattgaaagaaaatggtTCAAGCAAGGATCGTTGAGATGAGTTGAGATGAGATGAGATGGTCTTTTACTTTatattcctttattttattttgtttttgttctgtttTCCATCATCATGATATAGATACATACACacccttttccttttttgttcttttgctCAATTTCTTTTCTGTTGAAGTATTCATGTTCCTTTCACCAATTGGTGTTCTGAGTCATATGTTTGGACTAGAGAAGATGGCCGGGCTGTTTTAGTGTGTCTGGAAATCTGCCCTTCCTCTCCTGTGcttgaaaattttgtaaaatcaaaCTCTTCTtaccatatatattttttttttctatcaaagGCCTTATCTGCATTATGCAGTCTTTTTCTTTCATCCATGCTTTCTAATTTTATCAGTTTTTGAAATAGTTCaatgaaaatcaatttcatGATTCTGGTAAACTAAAGATGAAATCTTTTGAAGAATTAGACAAGTGGGTCTAATATGATTATACAAGAACACACTGGTATGGTTGAAATTAGTGAGCTACGTGGTGGAAGTGGCATGGTTGATGAGTGAGTGTTAATTATTGTTGAAGTAGTTGGTGAGTGATTGATAAAGAAATTGGATAAGGTTCATAAATGAAATGCAGTGGCCAAAAATTTTTAAGCTTTTTACGTCTCTCTTTTAGGGATGGAAATTAATGTGGTGTGGTGTGGACAGGAGAAACTCGTGTTTGCTATTATTAGGAGTGTTCTGTGTCATCTCTTTCACTGCAAAATTGTctctcatttaatttttattcaattattcatACTTAAGGTCTTTTCTTCTGCTCCTCTGATCTACTTTATcagataatgatttttttttcaagtttagtTTCATAAATTTCAAGCATAAGATTCAGATTGCTTATCTTCTAGCTAAAAAAAGTCAGAATCTTATTTCTGATGCTTGGTATCATATATATTCATGAATTAAATgaactaaatttataaattgttaaaaataatttgagtgTGAGTATAAGTTTTCTAATTATTGAATTTGTAATTATTGTGTTGCAATCTCAATTACAATACtaagaatttgaataataataaaaacgaATTTGTACAATCGCAATTATCTTCCAAAAGAAATAcatcatttcattttattaaatttatactaaaataaaaatcaaactaatcATATAGAGATGCAGATcatactttcatttttttattgtccAAATTTATAAGTGTACATTTTTTTCCATACAAATTATTGagataaaactttaattttggttAGGGAAAAAGCAAATAAAACCTATAAGTATTTCAGTCcatcatataatttttatgagtTCCTTTTATTTAGGATCACAAACAAACATGGCTTTCACTTTAAATGtgctaaattaatttttaatagcAAAGACAAATAACTCTGAAAAATATGAGtcttttactataatttttttataaaacatatttaatcatatcaacacataataataaaaaatttactcaTCATACTAACACAAATAAGAATCAAACAATCATTATAAGAAACTAATCTTATAAGCTGCAATTATACATATGACGAGATgaccaaattcaaaatttttaaagttttaaaagaaaatttagtatAATAATGTTGGTGTTTAAAAATCTTAcatctttttataatataaataatattagtcGAATTTAAATAGagaaaccttttctttttttcaaaacttgtcaTTGTAATTCTTACTTTGAATGATATGATATCCATGATTTCACTATCACTTTTAAGTTATCCAAAATATAGGTTTGTAAATACTTACTGCATTATTTTATGCtctcatttctttttatatactttGCACTTCTAATGTAGATTGTGTTGTTCTTGTAGAAGTTCCTTAGGAGAGAGGTGATGTTGGTGGTGATTCTTGTGAGATTGGTCGTGGGAGTAAATACATgaaaacatgttttgaaattttcaggttttttcaaatttagaaatttgatgaagatcaaaataaattttaaaatttagtgaaaatttaataaaatttgaaatttaattgaatttttattgatttcgaactaaatagattttgaaatccaaataaaaataatatctaacaaattttaaaattttactaaaattttattaaatttcaaatctgATGAGTTTTTATCGAATttcattcaatcaaattttaaaatcctatACGAATCCAATCAGATTTCTAAATGGTTGaatttaataagtattttaagaaaaattggaGTTTCAACCGAAAACATTGGAGACATTAAAACTCCCAAGTTGAATTCTTAGACCCTTTTTATAACTTTACGATAAAAGTATTAAATCATGTTTcatcttttaatcttttaatatatgaacataaattaAGAAATCTAATGTGATATTTCCTCCTAATTaaccatatatataaacataaaaaaaattttatgaataaatgttaaaacattaataatataagattaattagaataaatgtttatataaatttaatatataataataattgatgaAAGATCTTGAAtgtattctataatttttttaaaatcaccattaacattaaaaagtttaaagtgataaatatttgcattattaatgcCATATTAATATCTTTCACCAACAAGTTGTCGACATTGCCAAACATTTTATGATTGAGCAGAGAAGGTGCTAGACAATGAATTAGCTTATATCTCATATGTATTAAATACCAAttatcaagaaaagaaaagaggagagaaaattttattttgtgatggttttcttctctctcaacaAGAATGGGGAccaatataataattttgagatatcaattgaaattaaaaataactttaatcattgaacatattattttaaaggaaaatatatctctaataattttttttaacaattttttataataattgatccattttaaatatataaactaataaaataataatacataatctattattaaaaaatattgttaaaatattatgattttaaaagaaGATGGTATAGAATGACAAttacaaaaaagagaaaagttgaTGAGATTACAAATTTGTTCCATCAATATCCTCTCTTCGAAAGGATTGATGTATGAAATTAACAAAGTacacttaaataataattaatccaTTGCACATGTAAATGTAATGTAAGTGATGTATATATTAATCACAAACTTAGGTAAAACTAGAATTAACACAGTGTGCTTATTTTTACCCCCCACATAACATCAATGCATGCATTTACTTATATTGTCTTTCCTTCCAACCAATGGCTGAAGAATTCCAATGCTTCCCGTGGTTTATATTCCGGCACGGTGTGCCCAGCTCCCTGCACCAAACCCATGTCTAAGAGACTTTCTATAGTAAAACCAGTAACAGTTTTCATTTAACTGTTTCTGCAACTTGACTTACCTTGATTGTTAAGAATGTCAGATTGTTTTCGTATTCTTGCAAGTACCTGTGTAATTCCATTTCAAATAATTGAACAtagtttatgttaattaattatacgTTCATTTATACTATTCATATAAATTCATACCCAGCAACTTGGTCGTTTGAGTTCCATGGCCTCCATTCATCCACGATCTTATATCCCAGAGATCGAGTCCAAGCCTCACTTCCAGTAAATGGTACACACATGTCATGATCACCACTGCCATGAACCATgatcatacatacatacatacatgaaACAGTGGAGGAGGTTAATTAATTGATCAAGAATTTCAcagaataattaataattaaccaAGTTCCAACACTAGAAAATTATGGTGAAATTGAAGGGTGATGATATACCTGAAAATAAGTGCCTTGTAGCCCATCTTGGTTAGGTTCTTGTGGTAGGGAATCATGCTTCCAGCATTGTGATCGTACTCTATCCTATCTGTACATAATTCCCATGCACCTGCCACACTTTCCTGTTCATGTGTATCAAAactaatcaattaattaattaattaatcctCATTCGTGATTATACTTTAATAACTGTTAAAATAAGCATAGTTTACCGATTCAGCATGAATGGCTTTTCTGACAGCATCGTTGTTCAGCCATGCGCTTGCTACTTCATCATTCTGCTCTTTgccagagaaaaaaaaacaattcattttatcattttatctcAGCTATAACATGTTACCTATGTATATGGCAAGTCTGTCATGTCATTGCCTTGTTTTCGAGAAACTACTAGATTGTTTGGGACCACAAACACATGCTTCTAATCAATCTCTACGACACCacgtatttaaatttttaatctgTGAATACAAAATGATTTGTAAGACATGATTGAAAACTTACAACACAAGCGACATGCCTCGTTTGAGTCTTTTCAGCCAATTCAGGCCATAATGTGACAAGACCAGGTTTGACTGGTGCTCGAAAAGGCCATGCTCTTCCAAACATTCTCTTCCTCACTGGAAGAGGCTTCTCAGTAACTCCTAATTGCTTGAAACTTGTTGGTAAGCTTCCATTTTCTTTGGTTGTGTCAGGGAAGTGGTAGCATGGCTCGAGTATATTGTACACGTTAAGCCCATCAATGGCCTGagaacattaatatatatatatatatagcactCATGATCTTGTACTAGACAGTAATCTTAATTAGTTGCTATTGTTCATAATGAgctgaagaaaaaaagaaaaccgtGGATGCTCTTTCTATATGAATGTCTCACCCTATCAACTTTTACAATGCTTTTATAACACGGATCATTTTCGTCCAAAGAGTAAGCATCGTAGTAGTTTCCTTTGCATGTAGCTTGTAAATCCTGCACATAATTGAATTCCATAAATGAAAAGTAACAGAATACGTATGTTTGTGTTGTTAAAATTCTACTGTTGTTCAGATAAGATAAAAGTCTAGCATATAATTTTCGTGATGTCTGAGATTTACTTTGTGTACATAAATGTCGTGTGATTATGCCTAAAATCTTACTTTTTAGACAGTGATCTAAGGAATTTTTCTGAAAGCATGAGATAAGCAATGAAGACAAATCGGTCATTTTCTGGTTTTCATATAATTGCTGAAAGAGGCTGATAATAACATCACGAACATGCAAAACTCTATAACAGGACATAACATCAATGGAAAACATCAAAACGTGATAGCCAAAgtgtatataataattatatatacttattatgAAAAACCACAATGCTGCATAATTCCTGTGATATTAACTTGGAAAGTATGGTACACCttgtataaaagaaattagatagtaaataaattaagttgtacgagaaattattatttattcagCACCTCGTAGATACTGTCTGATATGAGACCCATCCCATGCACAAATGGGATGAGAGCATTGCCATCAAATCTTTCGTCCGTGACACCATTTCCAACTATGTAACCctacacacaaaaataaaaaactcacgTAATTTAAGGTTTTCTTGTTTTCTACGTCAAActataaaagtaattttcatatataatccctttattattttcatatataagaaATTGATCTCGTTCTTAATCAGGGAAATTTCCAATATAAAGCCatctcataaaatattttattatacctAAAAAAGTATGTACCTTAAAATTGATCACGGGCTTTGTACCACTCTGGATTCCTGGCATGTAtacacaaataatttaaactcaTAAATCACCGATcatgtaaaaatatatgtacataGCAAGTTggaattaaaaatttagtgtATAGTACATTCTGAGTATGCAAATTTGTTTATACTATATGCCCTCACAGACAACaagagtttaaaatttaattaaaactatataaattcATGAAACAATGCATTGTATTGTTTACTGTAGATTTGGACTTTAGCATTGTTACCTTTAGCAACTTCAAAAGCCAGAGTAGGCACATAAACTCCAGCGTAAGACTCTCCAGCAATATAAAATGGATTAGCCTGAAATTCTGGGAATTGCTGGAACCACTGCCAATAGAAGAAGAgatccaaaacaaaataatatcattaattatCCTTGCTATTGGCAATTATGCACGATGCTTTTCGTGTATTATTGTGGCGTGCAAACTTAGAATTAATAAAGATTGGCGTGTCGTGATATACTAACTGTGTTGTAATCTCTCCTAATAATTTGTACACGTTCCAATGTTAATGTTCGTTCTGTTTCAAATGGCAATGTCTTTTATGTTGGATGTACCTTTAAGAGAAAAAGATGGGTATCAGACGCAGTTTGCAGGTCCCCAGTAGCATATTTGCTTGTGTTCTTGGAATAAGAGAGTCCAACACCAGCAGGAGAATCCAAATATATAATGTTAGAAACCTGAAATTGATTAAGATGGATAAACATGGTTactataaaaagatattaattattttattttttaactctctAAATTGTTCTAATAGATGGAAACTAATATAGCAGCATTATTGATTTGCAGAGTGACGTTGTTAACCAAACCAACCTTTGACCAGCTGTATGGATTGATATGCAAAGTGGGTAGATTCTCTTTTGATTTTGCAGCCTCAAAGTTGAATGGTCCTGCATGCACCCACATTTCACAATCACACACATAATCAACAGAAAAAGTAatagtaattataatataatagtaatgATTCAAGGTGAGGAAAAAACACCTCccatgaaacaaaaatatctaacGTTTTACCCTTTTGTGCAAGTGTTCGAACAGTTGGGGTGCGAAATTAATACAAAAACGCGtcatatttattaaatcttGGTCCCCAATTTGATAAAGAAACGGCAACTTCCAAccagacaaaaagaaaaaaaaaaaaaagtgagaaaaggtttgaaatttgaaaatgttcCTAGAGTAGATGGAACATGACGAGGAGGTTAATGAGGCAGAATTAATTAACGTAGACCCCTGTCCATACCGAAACAGTTGGAGATTAAATACGATGAGACATGAAAATAAAGTAGCATGATTATTGTTCCCcaggaataataaaaaaagggtACAATGATTAACATACCATGCTCATAAACGAAGCCATCGAAGCTTGAACACCCAGGTCCACCATTCAGCCATAGCACCACTGGGTCCTTCTCTGCACTTCTTTCTGAACTCACGAAGTAGTAGAACAGGTTCTTCCCACTCTTATAATCTCCATCAATACTTATATATCTGAATCCACACCAAATTCTCTCACTCATTTTTccaacaaaattaattacagACAACAAAAGCTTGAAATATGAACGCAAATGACGTACCCTGAATAGTGGTTGGATGGGAAACGGGAGTAGAAGCCAGGGAGCTGTGTG
Coding sequences within:
- the LOC106758173 gene encoding serine carboxypeptidase-like 20 — encoded protein: MLMENQNLLSLFIFLFLGHWIHVQAAPPHSLVTQLPGFYSRFPSNHYSGYISIDGDYKSGKNLFYYFVSSERSAEKDPVVLWLNGGPGCSSFDGFVYEHGPFNFEAAKSKENLPTLHINPYSWSKVSNIIYLDSPAGVGLSYSKNTSKYATGDLQTASDTHLFLLKWFQQFPEFQANPFYIAGESYAGVYVPTLAFEVAKGIQSGTKPVINFKGYIVGNGVTDERFDGNALIPFVHGMGLISDSIYEDLQATCKGNYYDAYSLDENDPCYKSIVKVDRAIDGLNVYNILEPCYHFPDTTKENGSLPTSFKQLGVTEKPLPVRKRMFGRAWPFRAPVKPGLVTLWPELAEKTQTRHVACVNDEVASAWLNNDAVRKAIHAESESVAGAWELCTDRIEYDHNAGSMIPYHKNLTKMGYKALIFSGDHDMCVPFTGSEAWTRSLGYKIVDEWRPWNSNDQVAGYLQEYENNLTFLTIKGAGHTVPEYKPREALEFFSHWLEGKTI